The proteins below come from a single Streptomyces sp. M92 genomic window:
- a CDS encoding UvrD-helicase domain-containing protein yields MDPPRLDAAQRSVVDHRSGPLLVLAGPGTGKTTTLVESVADRIARGGDPERILVLTFSRKAAVELRDRMALRMGAARAPRATTFHSFGYALVRAHQDSDLFVEPLRLLSGPEQDVTVRELLAGQVDLERAGLSHVRWPDELRACLTTRGFADEVRAVLARTRELGLGPEALKAFAGRIGRPDWGAAAVFLAEYLDVLDLQGVLDYAELVHRAVLLARRPEVAARLAAQYDAVYVDEYQDTDPAQVRLLHALAGGGRTLVAFGDPDQSIYAFRGADVNGILDFPAAFPRADGRPAPVEVLRTSRRSGAALLAATRLLTQRMPLTRLPAVKVRAHRELAPVRDGGRVEVYTYPTSGTELDNVADILRRAHLEDGVPWGEMAVLVRAGARGIPTVRRALTAAGVPLDIDGDDLPLRHEPAVAPLLTALRAVAEAETGGRVRPGTDEAADATPSGGADEAADTASGGGADDAGEPAPGAGGDEAGNVRGGVGPQDATDPGRVPGTGTAAQAGPESDPAVDAVPATRAKAAAPEPGVDTGTGVRGAAPEPGADTDTGVRAAAPEPGADTDTGVRAAEPEPGADKDTDTAAEAVADAGAGTAAAATRGEPARRAEEPCWLPTETALTLLTSPLAGMDAADLRRLGRALREEERAAGNPLPPPSDELLARALAEPERLAAHDPAYARGAQRLGALLRTARERLAGGGSAEEALWDLWEGTPWPTRLERSARRGGAAGRNADRDLDAVCALFATAARAEERTGGRGALNFLEEIDAEDIAADTLTRRAVRPDAVRLMTAHRAKGLEWRLVVVAGVQEGLWPDLRRRGSLLEADRIGRDGLAEPLTPGALLAEERRLFYVAATRARERLVVTAVKAPADDGDQPSRFLTELGVEPVDVTGRPRRPLAVAALVAELRATTVDPRVSGPLRQAAARRLARLAALADEDGRPLVPSAHPYRWWGMWDPTESKVPLRDRDKPVTLSGSALDQLANTCALQWFLGREVKADAPATAAQGFGNVVHVLADEVASGHTPADLAVLMERLDSVWNALAFDAPWKSAQEKANARVALERFLKWHVMDRAGRTPVASEHDFDVTLEAGDYEVRIRGQMDRVETDGDGRAYVVDFKTGKQAPTSAEVAHHPQLAVYQLAVREGAVDEAFDGTRPAPGGAELVQLRQGAPKRAGGETLPKVQAQESLEGPDGEWVGDLLATAAGKVLDERFTPTAGQHCAHCAFRASCSARPEGRHVVE; encoded by the coding sequence ATGGACCCCCCTCGTCTGGACGCCGCCCAGCGCTCCGTGGTTGACCACCGGAGCGGGCCGCTGCTCGTCCTCGCGGGTCCCGGCACCGGGAAGACCACCACTCTGGTGGAGTCCGTGGCGGACCGGATCGCCCGCGGCGGTGACCCCGAGCGGATCCTGGTGCTGACCTTCAGCCGCAAGGCGGCCGTCGAGCTGCGCGACCGGATGGCACTGCGCATGGGCGCCGCACGGGCCCCCAGGGCGACCACCTTCCACTCTTTCGGTTACGCCTTGGTCCGCGCCCACCAGGACAGCGACCTGTTCGTGGAGCCTCTGCGGCTGCTGTCCGGCCCGGAGCAGGACGTGACCGTGCGCGAGTTGCTCGCCGGGCAGGTGGACCTGGAACGGGCCGGCCTCTCCCACGTGCGCTGGCCCGACGAACTGCGCGCCTGCCTGACGACCCGCGGCTTCGCCGACGAGGTCCGCGCGGTGCTCGCCCGCACCCGCGAGCTGGGCCTCGGCCCGGAGGCACTGAAGGCGTTCGCGGGGCGCATCGGCCGCCCCGACTGGGGGGCCGCCGCCGTCTTCCTCGCCGAGTACCTCGACGTGCTCGACCTGCAGGGCGTACTCGACTACGCGGAACTCGTCCACCGCGCGGTGCTCCTCGCGCGCCGCCCCGAGGTCGCCGCGCGGCTGGCCGCCCAGTACGACGCGGTGTACGTCGACGAGTACCAGGACACCGACCCGGCCCAGGTACGGCTGCTGCACGCCCTGGCCGGAGGCGGACGCACCCTCGTCGCCTTCGGCGACCCCGACCAGTCGATCTACGCCTTCCGGGGCGCGGACGTGAACGGCATCCTCGACTTCCCGGCCGCCTTCCCGCGCGCGGACGGCCGACCGGCGCCGGTCGAGGTGCTGCGGACCTCGCGTCGCTCCGGGGCCGCCCTGCTGGCCGCGACCCGGCTGCTGACCCAGCGCATGCCGCTGACCCGCCTCCCCGCAGTCAAGGTGCGGGCCCACCGCGAACTGGCCCCGGTCCGGGACGGCGGGCGCGTCGAGGTGTACACGTACCCGACGTCCGGCACCGAACTGGACAACGTCGCCGACATCCTGCGCCGGGCCCACCTGGAGGACGGCGTCCCCTGGGGTGAGATGGCCGTCCTCGTGCGCGCCGGTGCCCGCGGCATCCCGACGGTCCGGCGTGCCCTCACCGCGGCCGGCGTGCCCCTGGACATCGACGGCGACGACCTCCCCCTGCGCCACGAACCGGCTGTGGCGCCCCTGCTGACGGCCCTGCGAGCCGTGGCGGAGGCGGAGACGGGGGGCAGGGTTCGGCCGGGTACCGACGAGGCGGCGGACGCGACGCCGAGCGGGGGTGCCGACGAGGCGGCGGACACGGCATCGGGCGGGGGCGCCGATGACGCCGGGGAACCCGCGCCCGGGGCAGGCGGCGACGAGGCCGGGAACGTACGGGGCGGGGTCGGCCCCCAGGACGCGACCGATCCGGGGCGCGTACCCGGCACCGGCACGGCGGCGCAGGCCGGCCCCGAGTCCGACCCGGCCGTGGACGCCGTACCGGCGACCAGGGCGAAGGCAGCCGCGCCCGAGCCTGGGGTGGACACGGGCACCGGGGTGAGGGGAGCCGCGCCCGAGCCCGGGGCGGACACGGACACCGGGGTGAGGGCAGCCGCGCCCGAGCCCGGGGCGGACACGGACACCGGGGTGAGGGCAGCCGAGCCCGAGCCCGGGGCGGACAAGGACACCGACACGGCGGCCGAGGCCGTGGCCGACGCCGGCGCGGGCACCGCGGCAGCCGCCACGCGCGGTGAACCCGCCCGCCGCGCGGAAGAACCGTGCTGGCTTCCCACCGAGACCGCCCTCACCCTGCTCACCTCTCCCCTCGCCGGGATGGACGCCGCCGACCTGCGCCGCCTCGGCCGCGCCCTGCGCGAGGAGGAGCGGGCCGCCGGCAACCCGCTGCCGCCGCCCTCGGACGAACTCCTCGCGCGGGCGCTGGCCGAGCCCGAACGGCTGGCCGCGCACGACCCCGCGTACGCGCGGGGCGCCCAGCGCCTCGGCGCGCTGCTCCGCACGGCACGCGAGCGCCTGGCGGGCGGCGGCAGCGCCGAGGAGGCGCTGTGGGACCTGTGGGAGGGAACGCCGTGGCCCACCCGCCTGGAGCGCTCCGCACGGCGTGGCGGCGCCGCCGGCCGCAACGCCGACCGCGACCTCGACGCGGTGTGCGCGCTCTTCGCGACGGCCGCTCGCGCGGAGGAACGCACCGGCGGCAGGGGCGCCCTGAACTTCCTGGAGGAGATCGACGCCGAGGACATCGCCGCCGACACCCTCACCCGGCGTGCCGTCCGCCCCGACGCCGTCCGCCTGATGACCGCCCACCGCGCGAAGGGGCTGGAGTGGCGGCTGGTCGTCGTCGCGGGCGTCCAGGAGGGGCTGTGGCCGGACCTGCGTCGCCGCGGCTCCCTGCTGGAGGCCGACCGCATCGGCCGCGACGGCCTCGCCGAACCGCTGACGCCCGGCGCGCTGCTCGCCGAGGAGCGCCGTCTGTTCTACGTGGCCGCCACGCGCGCGAGGGAACGGCTCGTCGTGACCGCCGTCAAGGCACCGGCCGACGACGGCGACCAGCCCTCCCGCTTCCTGACCGAACTCGGCGTCGAACCCGTCGACGTCACGGGCCGCCCCCGCCGCCCCCTCGCCGTCGCGGCGCTCGTCGCCGAGCTGCGCGCCACCACGGTCGACCCCCGCGTCTCCGGACCGCTGAGGCAGGCCGCGGCACGCCGTCTGGCCCGCCTCGCCGCCCTCGCCGACGAGGACGGCCGCCCCCTGGTGCCGTCCGCCCACCCCTACCGCTGGTGGGGCATGTGGGACCCGACGGAGAGCAAGGTCCCGCTGCGCGACCGCGACAAGCCCGTCACGCTTTCCGGCAGCGCCCTGGACCAGTTGGCCAACACCTGCGCACTGCAGTGGTTCCTGGGCCGGGAGGTGAAGGCCGACGCTCCCGCGACCGCCGCCCAGGGTTTCGGCAACGTGGTGCACGTCCTCGCCGACGAGGTGGCCTCCGGGCACACCCCGGCCGACCTCGCCGTCCTCATGGAGCGCCTGGACTCCGTGTGGAACGCGCTCGCCTTCGACGCGCCGTGGAAGTCGGCGCAGGAGAAGGCCAACGCGCGCGTGGCGCTCGAACGCTTCCTGAAGTGGCACGTGATGGACCGCGCCGGACGCACGCCGGTCGCCAGCGAGCACGACTTCGACGTGACCCTGGAGGCGGGCGACTACGAGGTGCGCATCCGCGGCCAGATGGACCGCGTGGAGACCGACGGTGACGGCCGCGCCTACGTCGTCGACTTCAAGACCGGCAAACAGGCACCCACCTCCGCCGAGGTCGCCCACCACCCCCAGCTCGCCGTCTACCAGCTCGCCGTCCGAGAGGGCGCCGTCGACGAGGCCTTCGACGGCACCCGCCCCGCACCGGGCGGGGCCGAACTCGTCCAGCTGCGCCAGGGCGCGCCCAAGCGGGCCGGTGGCGAGACCCTGCCCAAGGTGCAGGCCCAGGAGTCCCTGGAGGGACCGGACGGCGAGTGGGTCGGAGACCTGCTGGCCACGGCCGCCGGGAAGGTCCTCGACGAACGTTTCACCCCGACCGCGGGCCAGCACTGCGCCCACTGCGCCTTCCGCGCCTCGTGCAGCGCGCGGCCGGAGGGGCGGCACGTCGTGGAGTGA
- a CDS encoding lysylphosphatidylglycerol synthase domain-containing protein, with protein sequence MKQQGVHPEDAEGTSDSSSRPDDSSSHPDAAARGRSATAADPDDVAHIDEVEGDEPLLPARVHRPSDLMRLLVGVLAVAVLLAVAAFAHGTTSGLEQDISKGTGQAPDLLIKIAGLASSIAILLVPVAFAIERLIKRDGLRIADGVLAAVLAHGVTLATDLWVAKAAPGSIQEALTQPSPGDVHALTDPVHGYLAPVIAYMTAVGMSRRPRWRAVLWIVLLLDAFSMLVTGYTTPFSIILTVLIGWTVAYGTLYSVGSPNVRPTGRTLMAGLRTVGFHPVTAARQEVASDTAETGDRGRRYFVTLEDGRPLDVTVVDREQQAQGFFYRAWRNLTLRGFATRSSLPSLRQALEQEALLAYAAIAAGANAPKLIATSELGPDAVMLVYEHTGGRTLDSLPDEEITDDLLRGTWEQVQALQSRRIAHRRLVGDAILVDRSGTVILTDLRIGEIAAGDLLLRMDVSQLLVTLGLRVGAERAVASAVAVLGPDAVADCLPMLQPIALSRSTRATLRRLGRERAQREREAVLESSRQAKLARAEAAGGDDAHQAHGRTGRPAKSAKLEKAEKKAARAEQRAEKRAVDEALEEAREEDLLTQIRHAVLRIRPQAPVEPARLERVRPRTLISFIAGAIGAYFLLTQLTHIEFGPLIANAQWGWVAAAVLFSAASYIAAAMALLGFVPERVPFLRTVAAQVAGSFVKIVAPAAVGGVALNTRFLQRAGVRPGLAVASVGASQLFGLGCHILMLLAFGYLTGTEKTPSLTPSRTVIAGLLTVAVLVLVVTSVPFLRKFVVTRVRSLFAGVVPRMLDVLQRPQKLITGIGGMLLLTACFVMCLDASIRAFGDESASISLVSVAVVFLAGNALGSAAPTPGGVGAVEATLTVGLIAMGLPKEVAAPAVLLYRLLTLWLPVLPGWLFFNHLTRKEAL encoded by the coding sequence ATGAAACAGCAGGGTGTGCACCCCGAGGACGCCGAGGGCACCTCTGACTCTTCGTCGCGTCCGGACGACTCCTCGTCGCACCCGGACGCCGCGGCACGGGGCCGGTCGGCGACGGCGGCCGACCCCGACGACGTGGCCCACATCGACGAGGTGGAGGGCGACGAACCGCTGCTCCCCGCGCGCGTGCACCGTCCTTCCGACCTGATGCGACTCCTGGTGGGCGTGCTCGCCGTCGCCGTACTGCTGGCCGTCGCCGCCTTCGCGCACGGCACCACCTCGGGTCTCGAACAGGACATCAGCAAGGGCACCGGACAGGCACCCGATCTGCTGATCAAGATCGCGGGACTGGCCTCCAGCATCGCGATCCTCCTGGTGCCGGTCGCGTTCGCGATCGAGCGGCTGATCAAGCGGGACGGACTGCGGATCGCCGACGGCGTGCTGGCGGCGGTCCTCGCGCACGGGGTGACCCTCGCCACGGACCTGTGGGTCGCCAAGGCGGCCCCCGGCTCCATCCAGGAGGCGCTCACCCAGCCGTCGCCGGGCGACGTCCACGCGCTGACCGACCCCGTGCACGGCTACCTGGCGCCGGTCATCGCGTACATGACGGCAGTCGGCATGTCACGCAGGCCCCGGTGGCGCGCGGTGCTGTGGATCGTGCTGCTCCTCGACGCCTTCTCGATGCTCGTCACGGGCTACACGACGCCGTTCTCGATCATCCTGACGGTCCTCATCGGCTGGACCGTCGCCTACGGCACGCTGTATTCCGTCGGCTCCCCCAACGTCCGCCCCACCGGCCGGACGCTGATGGCGGGCCTGCGGACCGTCGGGTTCCACCCCGTGACCGCCGCCCGCCAGGAGGTGGCGTCGGACACCGCGGAGACCGGTGACCGCGGCCGGCGCTACTTCGTCACCCTGGAGGACGGCCGGCCCCTGGACGTGACCGTGGTGGACCGGGAGCAGCAGGCACAGGGCTTCTTCTACCGCGCGTGGCGCAATCTCACGCTGCGCGGCTTCGCGACCCGCAGCAGCCTCCCGTCGCTGCGCCAGGCACTGGAGCAGGAGGCGCTGCTCGCCTACGCGGCGATCGCGGCCGGTGCCAACGCGCCCAAGCTGATCGCGACGTCCGAGCTGGGGCCCGACGCGGTGATGCTCGTCTACGAGCACACCGGCGGGCGCACTCTCGACTCGCTGCCCGACGAGGAGATCACCGACGACCTGCTGCGCGGCACCTGGGAGCAGGTACAGGCCCTGCAGTCCCGGCGTATCGCACACCGCAGGCTGGTGGGCGACGCCATCCTGGTGGATCGTTCCGGCACGGTGATCCTCACCGACCTGCGCATCGGGGAGATCGCCGCCGGTGACCTGCTGCTGCGCATGGACGTCTCCCAGCTCCTGGTGACGCTCGGCCTGAGGGTGGGTGCCGAACGGGCGGTCGCCTCGGCGGTGGCCGTGCTCGGCCCCGACGCCGTGGCGGACTGCCTGCCGATGCTCCAGCCCATCGCGCTCAGCCGCTCCACCCGCGCGACCCTGCGCAGGCTCGGCCGGGAGCGCGCCCAGCGCGAACGCGAGGCCGTCCTGGAGTCGTCCCGGCAGGCGAAGCTCGCCCGCGCGGAGGCGGCGGGCGGAGATGACGCCCACCAGGCGCACGGGCGGACCGGCAGACCCGCCAAGTCCGCGAAACTCGAGAAGGCCGAGAAGAAGGCCGCGCGCGCCGAGCAACGGGCGGAGAAGCGGGCCGTGGACGAGGCGCTGGAGGAGGCACGCGAGGAGGACCTGCTCACGCAGATCCGGCACGCCGTGCTGCGCATCAGGCCGCAGGCCCCCGTCGAGCCGGCCCGGCTGGAGCGGGTGCGGCCACGTACGCTCATCAGCTTCATCGCCGGGGCCATCGGGGCCTACTTCCTGCTGACGCAGCTCACGCACATCGAGTTCGGTCCGCTGATCGCGAACGCCCAGTGGGGCTGGGTCGCGGCGGCCGTGCTGTTCTCGGCGGCGAGCTACATCGCGGCGGCCATGGCACTGCTGGGCTTCGTACCCGAACGGGTGCCGTTCCTGCGGACCGTGGCCGCGCAGGTCGCCGGTTCGTTCGTGAAGATCGTCGCGCCCGCGGCGGTCGGCGGGGTCGCGCTGAACACCCGTTTCCTGCAGCGCGCGGGTGTACGGCCGGGGCTCGCGGTGGCGAGTGTCGGCGCGTCACAGCTGTTCGGGCTGGGCTGCCACATCCTGATGCTGCTGGCCTTCGGCTATCTGACCGGCACCGAGAAGACCCCGTCGCTGACCCCCTCCCGGACGGTCATCGCGGGTCTGCTGACGGTGGCGGTACTCGTGCTCGTGGTGACCTCGGTGCCGTTCCTGCGGAAATTCGTCGTCACGCGCGTGCGGTCGCTTTTCGCCGGCGTCGTGCCGCGCATGCTGGACGTACTGCAGCGGCCGCAGAAGCTGATCACCGGCATCGGCGGCATGCTGCTGCTCACCGCCTGCTTCGTGATGTGCCTGGACGCCTCCATCCGGGCCTTCGGCGACGAGTCGGCGTCGATCAGCCTGGTGAGCGTCGCGGTCGTCTTCCTGGCGGGCAACGCACTGGGGTCCGCGGCGCCGACGCCCGGCGGTGTGGGCGCGGTGGAGGCGACGCTGACGGTCGGCCTGATCGCCATGGGCCTGCCCAAGGAGGTCGCCGCGCCCGCCGTACTGCTGTACCGGCTGCTCACACTGTGGCTGCCGGTGCTCCCGGGCTGGCTGTTCTTCAACCACCTGACACGGAAAGAGGCGCTGTAG
- a CDS encoding MGMT family protein, protein MSEQNFADDARSEYADALPEYAERVLEVTEMIPPGRVMTYGDVAEYLEEGGPRQVGRVMSLYGGGVPWWRVVRADGVLLAGQELEALGRYREEGTPLKEASRAAEGHVPRLDLRRARWDGGERAQGHT, encoded by the coding sequence ATGAGCGAGCAGAATTTTGCGGACGACGCCCGCTCGGAGTACGCGGACGCACTGCCCGAGTACGCCGAGCGGGTCCTCGAGGTGACCGAGATGATTCCGCCGGGCCGCGTCATGACGTACGGGGACGTCGCCGAGTACCTGGAGGAGGGCGGGCCACGGCAGGTCGGGCGGGTGATGTCCCTCTACGGCGGAGGGGTTCCGTGGTGGCGTGTCGTCCGCGCGGACGGCGTTCTGCTCGCGGGGCAGGAACTGGAGGCGCTCGGCCGCTACCGGGAGGAGGGCACGCCCCTGAAGGAGGCGAGCAGAGCCGCGGAGGGCCACGTGCCCCGCCTCGACCTGAGGCGGGCGCGGTGGGACGGCGGTGAACGCGCACAGGGTCACACCTGA
- a CDS encoding UvrD-helicase domain-containing protein, whose product MPAHLTDPEQLKELLGIPFTPEQTACIIAPPAPQVIVAGAGSGKTTVMAARVVWLVGTGQVAPEQVLGLTFTNKAAGELAERVRTALIRAGVTDPDAIDPDDPPGEPEISTYHAFAGRLLTDHGLRLGLEPTSRLLADATRYQLAARVLREAPGPYPALTRSFPDLVADLLALDAELSEHLVAPGELRTWDAGLLGSLQSAKLTNADLRKVPEAAAARRELADLVSRYRAAKRERDLLDFGDQIALSARLAGLPEVGRVLREEFRVVLLDEYQDTSVAQRILLAGLFGAGTGHPVTAVGDPCQAIYGWRGASVANLDDFPEHFAHADGRPAARQALSENRRSGGRLLDLANGLAEPLRAMHAGVEALRPAPGAERDGTVRCALLPTHAEEIDWIADSIAHLVRTGTAPGEVAVLCRTATDFAEIQGALVTRDVPVEVVGLSGLLHLPEVADLVAVCEVLQDPGANASLVRLLTGPRWRIGPRDLALLGRRARLLVSHARVDGDDDPDRRLAAAVEGVDPSEVISLADALDTFLETPLDGSGDDDGLPFSPDARVRFARLATELRDLRRALADPLMDVLHRVLAVTGLEVELSASPHALAARRRETLSNFLDVAASFAASDGEATLLAFLGFLRTAAQYEKGLDNALPGGENTVKVLTAHKSKGLEWDVVAVPGLVTGTFPSGQGREKWTAQGKVLPHGLRGDADTLPDVESWDSRGLKAFHEAMKEHQHTEELRLGYVTFTRPRSLLLGSGHWWGPSQKKPRGPSGFLMALYEHCAAGHGEIEAWADEPAEGEENPALHRAAADHAWPLPLDADALARRRAAAETVLAHLDDLAAQQDDHPAATHDPDTYDDPDWPPPPDAEAPLDEGGPLDPGWTEEDSADWDSWTTDRPVAPPLHTKPPARPAVPHQAPPSDRPAAPSRLTPEEARTVASWDRDLDALTGELLRSRESVTEVPLPASLTASQLLSMAADPDGFAQELARPMPRPPQPAARRGTRFHAWVEARFEPLTLPLLEPEELPGSDAEIAGEHDLKFLKEAFERTEYARRTPYRVEAPFQLSLAGRVVRGRIDAVYKEGDGQTATFEIVDWKTSRAGTADPLQLALYRLAWAEQQRVPLESVTAAFLYVRTGEVVRPAGLPGRAELERLLLADPLGDEPHDRGAGAGR is encoded by the coding sequence GTGCCCGCCCATCTCACCGATCCCGAGCAGCTCAAGGAGCTCCTCGGTATCCCCTTCACCCCGGAGCAGACGGCCTGCATCATCGCGCCGCCCGCCCCGCAGGTCATCGTGGCCGGCGCCGGGTCGGGCAAGACCACGGTGATGGCCGCACGCGTGGTGTGGCTGGTCGGCACCGGCCAGGTCGCCCCGGAACAGGTGCTCGGCCTCACCTTCACCAACAAGGCGGCCGGTGAACTCGCCGAACGCGTGCGCACCGCGCTCATCAGGGCCGGCGTCACCGACCCGGATGCGATCGACCCGGACGATCCGCCCGGCGAACCGGAGATCTCGACGTACCACGCCTTCGCGGGCCGCCTCCTGACCGACCACGGACTGCGCCTAGGCCTGGAGCCGACCTCCCGGCTGCTCGCCGACGCGACCCGCTACCAGCTCGCCGCGCGGGTTCTGCGTGAGGCGCCGGGCCCCTATCCGGCGCTCACCCGCTCCTTCCCCGACCTCGTCGCGGACCTCCTCGCCCTCGACGCGGAACTCTCCGAGCATCTCGTCGCCCCCGGGGAACTGCGCACCTGGGACGCCGGTCTCCTCGGTTCCCTCCAGAGCGCCAAGCTCACCAACGCCGACCTGCGCAAGGTCCCGGAGGCCGCCGCCGCGCGCCGCGAACTCGCCGACCTGGTGAGCCGCTACCGCGCCGCCAAACGGGAGCGGGACCTGCTCGACTTCGGCGACCAGATCGCCCTGTCCGCGCGGCTGGCCGGGCTCCCGGAGGTGGGCCGCGTCCTGCGCGAGGAGTTCCGGGTCGTCCTGCTCGACGAGTACCAGGACACCTCGGTGGCCCAGCGCATCCTGCTGGCCGGTCTGTTCGGCGCCGGCACCGGCCACCCGGTGACCGCCGTGGGCGACCCCTGCCAGGCGATCTACGGCTGGCGGGGCGCCTCGGTCGCCAACCTCGACGACTTCCCCGAGCACTTCGCGCACGCCGACGGCCGCCCCGCCGCCCGGCAGGCGCTCAGCGAGAACCGCCGCAGCGGCGGACGACTCCTCGACCTCGCCAACGGCCTGGCCGAGCCCCTGCGCGCCATGCACGCGGGCGTGGAAGCCCTGCGCCCCGCCCCGGGCGCCGAACGCGACGGCACGGTCCGCTGCGCCCTGCTGCCCACCCACGCGGAGGAGATCGACTGGATCGCCGACTCCATCGCCCACCTGGTGCGCACCGGCACGGCGCCCGGTGAGGTCGCCGTCCTGTGCCGTACGGCGACCGACTTCGCCGAAATCCAGGGCGCCCTGGTGACCCGCGACGTGCCCGTAGAGGTCGTGGGCCTGTCCGGGCTGCTGCACCTGCCCGAGGTGGCCGACCTGGTCGCCGTCTGCGAAGTCCTCCAGGACCCCGGCGCCAACGCCTCCCTGGTCCGCCTGCTCACCGGCCCGCGCTGGCGCATCGGCCCACGGGACCTCGCCCTGCTGGGGCGCCGCGCCCGGCTCCTGGTGAGCCACGCGCGTGTGGACGGCGACGACGACCCCGACCGGCGGCTCGCCGCGGCCGTCGAGGGCGTCGACCCCTCCGAGGTGATATCGCTCGCGGACGCCCTCGACACCTTCCTGGAGACGCCGCTGGACGGCAGCGGGGACGACGACGGCCTGCCGTTCTCGCCCGACGCGCGCGTACGGTTCGCGCGGCTCGCCACCGAACTGCGCGACCTGCGCCGGGCCCTCGCCGACCCGCTCATGGACGTACTGCACCGCGTCCTCGCCGTCACCGGCCTGGAGGTCGAGCTGTCGGCGTCCCCCCACGCCCTGGCCGCCCGCCGCCGCGAGACCCTGTCGAACTTCCTGGACGTCGCCGCGTCCTTCGCCGCCAGCGACGGCGAGGCCACCCTGCTCGCCTTCCTGGGCTTCCTGCGCACCGCCGCCCAGTACGAGAAGGGCCTCGACAACGCCCTGCCGGGCGGCGAGAACACCGTCAAGGTACTCACCGCGCACAAGTCCAAGGGCCTGGAGTGGGACGTCGTCGCCGTGCCGGGCCTGGTCACCGGCACCTTTCCCAGCGGTCAGGGCCGGGAGAAGTGGACCGCTCAGGGCAAGGTGCTGCCGCACGGCCTGCGCGGTGACGCCGACACCCTGCCCGACGTCGAGTCCTGGGACTCGCGGGGCCTGAAGGCCTTCCACGAGGCCATGAAGGAACACCAGCACACCGAGGAGCTGCGCCTCGGCTACGTCACCTTCACCCGTCCCCGCTCCCTGCTGCTGGGTTCCGGACACTGGTGGGGACCCAGCCAGAAGAAGCCCCGCGGACCGTCCGGCTTCCTCATGGCCCTGTACGAACACTGCGCCGCCGGACACGGCGAGATCGAGGCATGGGCGGACGAACCCGCCGAGGGCGAGGAGAACCCGGCCCTGCACCGGGCCGCCGCCGACCACGCCTGGCCCCTGCCACTCGACGCCGACGCCCTCGCCCGCCGCAGGGCCGCCGCCGAGACGGTCCTCGCCCACCTGGACGACCTCGCCGCGCAACAGGACGACCACCCCGCCGCCACCCACGACCCGGACACCTACGACGACCCCGACTGGCCGCCGCCCCCGGACGCCGAAGCACCCCTGGACGAAGGCGGCCCGCTCGATCCCGGCTGGACCGAGGAAGACTCCGCCGACTGGGACTCCTGGACCACGGACCGCCCCGTCGCGCCACCACTCCACACGAAGCCACCGGCCCGCCCTGCCGTCCCGCACCAGGCGCCTCCTTCGGACCGGCCCGCCGCCCCCTCCCGCCTCACTCCGGAGGAAGCCCGCACCGTCGCTTCCTGGGACCGCGACCTCGACGCCCTCACCGGCGAACTCCTGCGCTCCCGGGAGAGCGTCACCGAAGTGCCGCTCCCGGCGTCGCTGACCGCCTCCCAACTGCTCAGCATGGCCGCCGACCCGGACGGCTTCGCACAGGAGCTGGCCAGACCCATGCCCCGGCCGCCCCAGCCCGCCGCCCGCCGCGGCACCCGCTTCCACGCCTGGGTCGAGGCACGCTTCGAACCGCTGACGCTGCCCCTGCTGGAGCCGGAGGAGCTGCCGGGCAGCGATGCCGAGATCGCCGGCGAACACGACCTGAAGTTCCTGAAGGAGGCCTTCGAACGCACCGAGTACGCCCGCCGCACCCCCTACCGCGTAGAGGCGCCGTTCCAGCTCTCGCTCGCGGGACGAGTCGTACGCGGCCGCATCGACGCCGTCTACAAGGAGGGCGACGGCCAGACGGCCACATTCGAGATCGTCGACTGGAAGACGAGCCGGGCCGGCACCGCCGACCCGCTCCAGCTCGCGCTCTACCGCCTCGCCTGGGCCGAGCAGCAGCGCGTACCCCTGGAATCGGTCACCGCCGCCTTCCTGTACGTGCGCACCGGCGAGGTGGTGCGGCCCGCCGGGCTGCCGGGCCGGGCCGAGCTGGAGAGGCTGCTGCTGGCCGACCCGCTCGGTGACGAACCGCACGATCGGGGTGCCGGTGCGGGCCGATAG